In one Nicotiana tomentosiformis chromosome 6, ASM39032v3, whole genome shotgun sequence genomic region, the following are encoded:
- the LOC104110991 gene encoding large ribosomal subunit protein uL15x-like: MTTRFKKNRKKRGHVSAGHGRVGKHRKHPGGRGNAGGMHHHRILFDKYHPGYFGKVGMRYFHKLRNKFHCPTVNIDKLWSLLPQEVKDKAKANNGAAPLIDVTQFGYFKVLGKGVLPTGQPVVVKAKLVSKNAEKKIKEAGGAVVLTA; the protein is encoded by the coding sequence ATGACAACCCGATTCAAGAAGAACAGGAAGAAGCGTGGCCACGTGAGCGCCGGACACGGTCGTGTCGGAAAGCACAGGAAGCATCCAGGTGGACGAGGTAACGCCGGAGGTATGCACCATCATCGTATCCTTTTCGACAAGTACCATCCTGGTTACTTCGGTAAAGTCGGTATGCGTTATTTCCACAAACTCCGTAACAAGTTCCACTGTCCAACTGTTAACATCGACAAGCTTTGGTCACTTCTTCCACAAGAAGTCAAGGACAAGGCTAAAGCCAATAATGGTGCTGCTCCTTTAATTGATGTTACTCAGTTTGGCTACTTTAAGGTTTTGGGTAAAGGTGTTTTGCCTACGGGACAGCCTGTTGTTGTGAAAGCTAAGTTGGTTTCGAAGAATGCTGAGAAGAAGATTAAGGAAGCTGGTGGTGCTGTTGTGCTTACCGCTTAG